The nucleotide sequence AAGAGAAGCTGTCAAAGCTTCAATCATCGGCTCGCATACCCCTTACTTCTCCTTGATGTCTTTGCTGAAAGAGAAAAAATTCGGATAACGTTTTTTATTAGCCACAATGCGGAGGCAATAATCCGTCACttttaaattgtaaaaaattatttaccctATCTAATTCTTCTTTTGTACTCTCCTCAATTGCTCTAATATCTTCCATAGTTAGACCATGCCAACGATCTATCCAACAAAATACTTGCCTATGGAAATTAGTAAACAGACGCCTTTCTGATTTTTGAATAAAACTTTCGACACGATTTTGCAGACCAAACCATTTAAATTCACAAGTGACTAGCTTGTAGCATGTCATCACAGGCTGAACATTATTCTTCCACTCTTTACCAACAAGAGGTCCCCGACCTGTTTTCTCAGATTTAAATTTGGTCGGATCTTCGTCCTCTTTGTAATCGGCATTCGCAATCTGATCATTTGCAATATCTATATGCACCACTTCTCTTATCTTTAATTTATCAGGAGGTAATTCGTGAACCTgccaaataaaatttaaacgtaATGCACAAAATAAAGTTACGTgtagtttttaaaaaattttatacgtACATTGTGTTGATTTCCAATATCATCAATGTGAAATGATTCTATcataattacaaaattttctttcaTGTATCCAGGATTCtgtaagtaaaaaaaaaataacacaaATTTACAAGTTGCAATGTTATACTAATATGCTATTCTCCATTTATAATACTATTGTTAAATTTTACTTACAGTTATAATAGTTTTACAGTATGGATAAGCATTCCAAGCTTCTTCGTGAATTTCCAATGAATTCTTTGGCAGCAAAATGCGAATGAAAGTGGGTACTTTACTAGCTAAGTGATAAATCTTGTACGTATATTGACCCGAAGAATATTTCCCACCAAGTAAAGGATAATCCGTAAATGGCTCATTTTTCAGCACTTCTATACCCTCTCCACCTCCTGTATTATTTTTGCTTGCTTCTGCTACGGAATATAGCTGAGCCACTTGATACTGTCACAaagcaaattaaattttataatatatttatagacATACTTCCTGCAGGAAATATATATTTGATGGAACAAGATAAATTTCCATGCATATAATTTATTGAATTAATAAGACACAATCAGTACTAAGATCTAATTACCTTTATTTGTCAAACAtcaaaaacataaataaatttaaagaacCAACATAGGAAACTAAGGTAATAATTACAGATCACATTAAACCTAATTAGATGATGAAGACACGCATATTACATCACAATAAAATTACCATGAATCAACAATATTTTCTCAGATACTTAAAAACGaaaattttaaagcataacgttAACATTGAAAATGAGCACTTGCTttgaaataaacgttaattaaaTGAGTTGCAATTTTTGCTGATTGCACGATGTCTATGTAAAATGTAATTTGAGCCAGGTTTTCTTTTTCTAATGAAACAAGATGTCTCAAAGTGGGTCGTTATAATAAGATATTACTGTTCAACCAGATACATACCTCTTGCACCGTAAGGGGCAAAGTGACACGGCTATAacagaaaaattaattatagttataatttattaattgatAAATAAAATATGCTTACATATCTATAAGAAATGGCCTTGAGAACATTCAAGTGTGAAATTAACGTATGTATCATACATCAGGTATCCAGAACCGAACGTCAGACATAACATAAAACGGCAGAACTTATCAAGGAAAGTTACTTATCGGTCAAAATGAAAATTTGGTCGTCGCGTTGTTCGAAAGTTCGTTTGTCGAATCGCAAGGGATGAAGGTATATCCCTCTTCACCCCTCCAATCCCTCCTACCGTTAAAGATTAGTAACCATATCCCGAGAATTGGTTTAAATGTTCGGTCAAAAATCGTCTATCGCACTCTATGAAATTAACAGTAAGAAAACTCACGGCACTTACAATTCTTTGATAAGCATTTTAACAAGTAGAGCACATGGGCTGCAGTAATTTCAGTCCGACCTGCACACAGCACCACCCTTGCTTCAGCAAATTCACTCGCGTTATCTCTCAACCCGCAGTCGTACGCATACAACGGCGCCGACTTCTCAACCGACTGGCACACTTCGACACACACTCCAAGTAGTCGGTAGCACTACACTGCCACGGCCACCAAAAAACACCTATACTTGCGCACACGTGTCCATCGAATTTCTCCCACTCTTACCTTACGGACACTTTGCAAATGACGTCATGCCGACATATCTAAATTCTACTTCGCATGCGTGCCAATCACCTATCAACTTACAAGTACTTCGGTATTTCGGGGATTTTAGACAGCATTACGTTAGCAAACATGCCAATTGTTACAAATATGCATTGTgataaattactttttcatagaATGTTGATAAAACACATGTGTGCATGTGTGTATGAGAATGGACAGAATGCATGGTATGACTCACGTTTCATGTTTAATTTGGTCTTGCAGTTTATAGTGAAACGCAATTCGAATTCGAAACGTTCAAAAACTAATTTATACTAATACTTATTTTGTTATACATACTTTATTTTATTCTACAGACATTTTGTATCAATATGAAATTTATCAAAAGCTTAACTTGCGATATTCTATATTGAAGCGATCAATTtcataattatattaaatataagacAATATGTATAATGGGATTAATtgcataataatataatagcaGATCTTGAAACGAATGAGACGTTACTTTGAACTTTAATTGCCATTCGCATTGCATGTAAAACAACGTAATAAAAGTCTAATGTAACGattaattgttagccaaatctgCTCGATCAGATTCTATCCAGTGCAGTCCAATATTTGCTGCAAGTTTTTGACAACAGGAAGGCTATAAATTGGATGCAGGATCTGCTTTGTTCAGTAATATTGGCAGATTGTCAGCAGAAATATAACAGAATCTGCTGACACAGATGGCAGCAGGATAGTGACAAAACTCGAGCAGAGCCTGTGTAGCACAGTCTGTGAACAGATAGGCCGCAGAAGTGTGTTTATTTAAATCGATTTTAGGCGTTTTAATAACCTATGATCGATATTTGAACCTTTAAACGATCTATATATAAAATCGTGTACACGCATATACACAAAATTCTTATCCTTTTGAacaaaaatgtacaaaatttttatatccaaacatatataaaataaacaatatacgTATATAATGATCCGTATCCAACCAATCAGTTCTAATAGTTTATTAGTCAGTGATTTGTTGCAGGTTTGTGTAGTCGACCTTTCGTTCaatcaataaataatatttttaacgaaCAACGGCTATAATCTTTTATAGATTACTCAAAAGGATGACCTTGATAACACATGTCAAGATCAAGGTCACCGAAACTTCCTCTCATAATAAATACAAAGTTTTTCTTTGCAGGTTTTTTTATGATGTTCATATCTATCGACTTATTCAAATCATAAACATCGATTAATTTGATAcgtgtttaaataaaaaatatttgcagACTATTACTCAAAAGAATGAGAATTTTGTATGCATTGTATTTCTTAAATTAAATCTATTCCTAACATATTTctgttaaaaaataacattttaaagTAGATCGTACGAAAactaattgaaattttcatacggTAAATTTTAAAGTGTCATCTTTTTTAAGAACTGTTATCTAAGAAGGACGAAACAGAAGCATTTGGCGCCATGTTTGGAGTCTGAAATAGTATAGGTGGCGCTAGTAGACATACGTTATATTCTTGCATCAATAACAGTCGCCATTTTGAAGATAGAAAATTTGCGTACCAGGTAATTATTCAAGGCAGTACTATTTAATAATTTGAATCATCCTTTGAAAGTTGTATTGTACTGTAACGTTATGTTATTTTACTGTGATACAAGTTATAAATAATGTCATATGTTCATCACATCGGTAGAATTATTTGTATGAAAATAAGGTTATGaattattttcataatttatacattatttatttattttacaaaaagcaTGGTGCCTAGAAAGTGACAAGTTAAGAAATATAGTTAGGAAAACAAGAGGCTGAGAGAATTTCCCAACATACCAATGAACAGAACAACATTGCCTAAAATGTTTATGTAGTGGCATAGGGGAATCTAGAACTGATGGGTAGAACACATAAGAAATTGAAGACTTATGATGAGTATTTTGAATGAACCATCAGAGCAGGATAACAATATCTACTCTTCATTTATCAGGTATGGAAAACGCATAATAAATGAATATCTTCTTTGGTTGTATATAACCCTTAATTGCAAGTGTTAATTAGAGTAATTAAAGTACTCCTTTCTTTAAATTTTGCATCGAAATCGCCAAGACTttcctttaattttttatatacatTCATTTCGTTGtgaaaatatgcgaagaatagtCCTAATTGCCTGAGAGAATGTAAGTACGAAACTTGACAAAAATGTGAGATATACTTTAGTAAATTAGAAAAGGTTGAAGCTCATAAATCTGTAAGAAGttacaaatttatttcaaaaCCTGTGTTAGGTCAATGAGTATACACAATGCAACTTTAATCGCATTTTCTCGTATTATAGGTTCTTTTAGAAATAGATATAAATAGAAATGAaactaaaattatattatacgtGTATTGCCAAAGGAAGAATAAATCATTTtagtaaaaaatataaacattatTTATTCAAAAGCTGGGAATGCAAGAATCAATTTAAATGAACGAAACGACAGACTGTTCTATTTCTGCCGACAAGCGACTTTTTGGCGCacaatttctttattttcttcACAGAAAGCAATAAGAAAACATGTATTATCGTGCGTTAAAAATTCTTTTGTCTGCACCGAGCCTGAGTTTGTCAGATTGCAGCCCCACCTTTTACGAAGTAACTCGCTCATGCACGAGTGTGCATACGTAAGTTCGGGCAGCTTCGAGAATTAGAGAAAGAAGAGACATTCGTCGTCTTTCTCGTCTCCCCGAACTGTTCGAAATGGCGGAACTTGAGATAATTTCAAAAGAGTCGAGAAAGAAAGGGTCatattcgccttctttctcgacTTCCCGAAGGTATCCAAAACGAGCACAGCACTTTGACGGGGTGTCGAGAAAGAAGGCAAACGTGAGCTTTTCTTTTTCGCTCTTACATCACCCCCTCCGTTCGTCATGCTGGCAAATGTTTCCTATCACGAATGACGTCTCTTTTTTCGATAGCAGACCTGATCACCTTGAATACTTTTTAACTATGTACAGTGCTGGGCACAAGTATTAGCATAATATACGATTACTTAAACGAACATTTACAAttactgaaaaaattgtttataccgTTCGTATGTATCATTACTTAGAATGCCTCATTTATGCAATGAAGCAGAACAAGATTAATAACATAGGAAACATATAACTAATGAAAATGTGTTTACAACATCTTATGCATGAACAAAAGTATTagcatattttaaataatgtcGTGTTGGACTTTCTAGCTTATTTCTTTTCGTTTCACGGCCTCTTTTAATCTGGCATTGAATGGACCATAATATTGATTATTTTTTCTCTCTGTCTGATAATTTATGCGACCGGCCGCTGTAAGCAATTACAAGCATTCGACATGTTTATGAAacttctgaaaatatttttaattataaaactgcTGCTTTGCACTACCTCACCAACATTTATATAAGATTTACTTTGTATATACAAGttcaataataattcttttttctttcgatatggtttctttccttttcttgacactttttaaattattttaaaaatcactTATTAAATCGGTTGTTAAACTGGTACAAGACAACTGAAATGATTATTAAGATATCCTTTACTTGTTTCAATAAATGAATAATGTATTTCTAAACTAGTTTCAAATACGTCTACCCCTGCATGTAGATAGGtaaaatattctaaataaaGATGTATGCACAAAATAAGCGGTGTAAACAGTTTTTTCAGTAAATGTTCGTATACAGAATCGCGAACTGTGCCAATACCTATGTATGTCCAGCACTGTATAACGTTGGACCTTTCATGCCAAGACGGCCGTGCCCTATATTTGTACTCTAAAACGAGGAGACTGTATAATACCCAATGTACAGCAATCTTTTAATAGTAAGGAAAGATTTGTTAAATCTGAAAAATGGCGAATATAGTTCCATTCGCCTTATTTATATGCACAAGTTTTGTGTTTTCTAGATTAATTaagaaatcaatattttaatgctgATAGTTAGTTTAATGAATGATTAAGAGGTAGATCCGACTTCGCGATGATCTTTCATCTCGGGTGCTCTAGGTGAAATGAACATTTTCGACAACAGTGGTTCTCTTTATACCTTTTTAAAGGATGCAACAAAATGGCGGGGAAGAGCTACGTTAACGAATCGGTATTTAGTATTTAGTTTAACTATCTGTTCGGTCTAATGAAAATGAGTGTAATATACAAAATGATATTCACATGTAAATATTCTTTTAATTATTATGTAATGTAAATTATTAATTGTTGCAACTAAGTAGTTCTCGAAATCTGTGCATAACCTACAAAATTGTTCGTTTAAAGCCATTCCAGAAATCTAATTTTAGTTGCTTTCAAATCAATTACATTCTCCGAACATTTAGCCTTGATTACAAACGTTAAGAGTGCTAAAATCGAATCTGATCCAAATTAATAACGTTAAAAGAATTGTCTGTAACGTACAATTTCAGTGTTTCGTTAGAAGAGATTCATGAAAAAAAAAGGTTAAAAATTATTAGTCTATTCTATATTTAATTTGTGCTTGTTTCGTATAGAAATGAAACTTTGGTAAGCGTTTGCGagaaatagtagaaattagatgACCTCTATCAGTGGCCGATGCAAACTGCTGGTAATCTATACGTTTGGTAACATATTCTATGCTAGGTCTATTCAATATTTCATCTATGGCGTAACGTAATCGAAAACAAAGTATATAGTACTGTTTCTGAAAATAATCGCGAAAATCGAAACTATATAGCGTAATAAAGGGAATATAAAGGAACGTAGGTACATGATTCAATTCGTTTAATTGAATTACACCTATTCTGTTTGTAGCTAGTGTGTGTGAGATTTCGTAAGCACGAGTATATTGCAAGCTCGTTTTCCTTTGTGACATTCATATAGACTCGATTTACATATATGTAGATAGAAATACGATGCCTTGAATCGATGTATGGTAAAGCCCGTTTCTGGGTAAAGCGTAATTTCCATTCTCTTCTATCAAACACGATCTGATTTGAATCGATTGCTAATAACGCATCTTCACAATGTTGTCAGAGGTCGACGTGTTTATTAGCAATTACACTCTTGTTGATCCAGAGATCTATCAACTTTGGGTCGATGGTCATACATGTAAGTTTATAAGTCTATTGAAATTTCCTTGGTTATTCGTTCATTTATGCAACTTTGACATATTTGGTGCTCTTCCTAATCTAGCGAGCGATGCAGTTAGTATCTTGCATCAACGAGGAATATGTCATCAAACGAATGCACCGATCGAATTAATCGCTTCCGATATCCTCGATCATTATCGAACTTACGCTCTTCTGGAAAAGCTTCTTCATACTCCCACGAAATTGGCGAGTGAACAGTTAGCATTTCAAATCGAACCTCAAACTAGTCAGATGCTTATCGAAATGTAAGCAGACTCTTTTTACCATGTATGTA is from Colletes latitarsis isolate SP2378_abdomen chromosome 4, iyColLati1, whole genome shotgun sequence and encodes:
- the Vib gene encoding phosphatidylinositol transfer protein vib, coding for MLIKEFRVTLPLTVQEYQVAQLYSVAEASKNNTGGGEGIEVLKNEPFTDYPLLGGKYSSGQYTYKIYHLASKVPTFIRILLPKNSLEIHEEAWNAYPYCKTIITNPGYMKENFVIMIESFHIDDIGNQHNVHELPPDKLKIREVVHIDIANDQIANADYKEDEDPTKFKSEKTGRGPLVGKEWKNNVQPVMTCYKLVTCEFKWFGLQNRVESFIQKSERRLFTNFHRQVFCWIDRWHGLTMEDIRAIEESTKEELDRQRHQGEVRGMRADD